The Metabacillus sediminilitoris genome window below encodes:
- a CDS encoding helix-turn-helix domain-containing protein: MLMWGLGKKRSKVGQFIDKRGFTQEDLIRAAKISRSTASRICSDPDYSPTATTIKKVMIAIRQLDQNARVDDFFDM; this comes from the coding sequence ATGCTGATGTGGGGTTTGGGGAAAAAACGAAGTAAAGTTGGTCAATTTATTGATAAGCGCGGGTTTACTCAAGAGGATTTAATTAGAGCAGCTAAAATCAGCAGAAGTACAGCAAGTAGAATATGTTCCGATCCTGATTATTCACCTACAGCAACCACCATAAAAAAAGTAATGATCGCTATACGACAATTAGACCAAAATGCAAGAGTAGATGATTTCTTTGATATGTAG
- a CDS encoding PTS transporter subunit EIIC, with product MSENKYERIGKEIVNVIGEDNIESYVHCATRLRFSVKDREKIDDEAIEKIDEVKGVFFNAGQYQVILGTGTVNKVYSALRGDQPDREDVQVKKGESSSKNEKGIRKAVRTLADIFIPIIPIIGATGLFLGLKGVLFSDALLSLMGMNIDDIPSYLVTLISVLTDTAFAFLPALICWSAFRNFGGMPIIGFVLGLMLVSPALPNAYAVADINSGVEPIMAFGFIPVVGYQGSVLTALVVGILGAKLEKKLRVVMPNALDLIFTPFFVLLCMMITGLLILGPLLHFVEAGLITVVTQLIDAPLGIGGLLIGFIYPLAVMTGMHHLFIMIETTLLANTGFNPLITLCAMYGFANAGTCLAITIKAKKSTVKVMGASATATQLLGVSEPALFGVVMRYSMNPLYVMIACSAVGGAILSLLNIQANSYGLAVVLSPLMYIYEWNQLLAYLVVSILIFAAALIITYLFAVPKEVMIEDQEEKISNVS from the coding sequence ATGAGTGAAAACAAATACGAACGTATTGGAAAAGAAATTGTTAACGTCATTGGTGAGGATAATATAGAGTCATATGTTCATTGTGCAACAAGATTGCGATTTTCGGTTAAAGATCGCGAGAAGATTGATGATGAAGCAATTGAAAAGATTGATGAAGTTAAAGGTGTGTTTTTTAATGCAGGGCAATACCAGGTTATATTAGGAACTGGTACTGTTAATAAGGTTTACTCAGCTTTAAGAGGTGACCAACCTGACCGAGAGGATGTGCAAGTGAAGAAGGGTGAATCTTCTTCTAAAAACGAAAAGGGAATAAGAAAGGCTGTACGTACGTTGGCCGATATCTTTATCCCGATTATCCCAATTATTGGGGCAACGGGTTTATTCCTTGGTTTAAAGGGTGTGTTATTTAGTGATGCACTATTAAGCTTAATGGGTATGAACATTGATGATATTCCTAGTTATCTAGTCACTCTTATATCTGTTCTGACAGATACTGCTTTTGCCTTCTTGCCAGCATTAATTTGTTGGTCAGCATTTAGAAATTTCGGCGGTATGCCTATTATTGGTTTTGTCCTTGGGTTAATGCTTGTTTCCCCAGCCCTTCCAAATGCTTATGCGGTAGCAGATATCAATAGTGGGGTAGAACCGATTATGGCTTTCGGATTCATACCGGTTGTTGGTTACCAAGGTAGTGTATTAACGGCTCTCGTTGTTGGGATTCTGGGAGCAAAACTTGAGAAGAAGTTACGAGTTGTTATGCCGAATGCATTAGATTTAATTTTTACACCTTTCTTTGTTTTATTATGTATGATGATTACAGGTTTGCTCATTTTAGGGCCTTTATTGCATTTTGTGGAAGCGGGATTAATAACGGTTGTTACACAACTTATTGATGCTCCTCTTGGTATTGGAGGATTGTTAATTGGTTTTATCTATCCGTTAGCCGTTATGACGGGAATGCATCACCTGTTTATTATGATTGAAACAACATTGCTTGCAAATACAGGGTTTAATCCGCTTATTACGTTATGTGCGATGTATGGTTTTGCAAATGCAGGTACTTGTTTGGCGATTACAATTAAAGCGAAAAAAAGTACGGTAAAGGTTATGGGGGCAAGTGCAACTGCTACACAATTACTTGGTGTTAGTGAACCTGCGCTGTTTGGTGTCGTGATGAGGTACAGTATGAATCCACTTTATGTGATGATTGCTTGCTCGGCAGTTGGAGGCGCAATTCTATCCTTATTAAACATTCAAGCGAATTCATATGGGTTGGCCGTAGTGCTGTCTCCTTTAATGTACATTTATGAGTGGAATCAGCTCCTTGCTTATCTAGTGGTTTCTATTTTGATCTTTGCTGCCGCACTTATCATCACTTACTTATTTGCAGTTCCAAAAGAAGTGATGATAGAAGATCAAGAAGAGAAAATAAGCAATGTGAGCTAA
- a CDS encoding IS110 family RNA-guided transposase gives MNPVVGLDVSKGESQVQAFLDKGNPYRKSFKVSHTVEGLNSLVVFLEDVKRESGKKPSVILEATGHYQTPLVHYLEERGYLLIILNPLISYKARSSSLRKVKTDAVDAYLLCELFYKEELEPYKKRGVQLLNLRNLTRQHENITGVMIQTKLQFQAVLEQVYPEYKGVFGDLYSVVSLLTLSEFPSSEDILRASEETIRDKIFELCNSRSIKWANEKAIQLKAAAARNPFEKTVYQSHILSLGMYINILLQYKEHLSKLESEIDALAKEIEEYNIIKSIPGIGEKIAATIISEIGEIDRFNNPKKLVAFAGIDPSVFESGKFTATKNRITKRGSSRLRHALYMVVRCAIRDCRKKKTTDEIIPRNKKMREFYDKKREEGKPFKVAVIACVNKLLHWIFALLKNRTTFQDIA, from the coding sequence ATGAATCCAGTCGTGGGTCTGGATGTTTCAAAAGGTGAGAGTCAAGTTCAAGCATTTTTAGATAAAGGCAATCCATATCGTAAGAGCTTTAAAGTTTCTCATACTGTTGAGGGTCTTAATTCACTTGTAGTGTTTCTTGAGGATGTGAAAAGAGAGTCTGGAAAGAAGCCTTCAGTCATTTTAGAAGCTACTGGGCATTACCAAACTCCTCTCGTTCATTATTTAGAAGAACGAGGATATTTATTGATTATCCTTAATCCATTGATTTCATATAAGGCAAGAAGTTCTAGTTTAAGGAAAGTTAAAACAGACGCAGTTGATGCTTATTTACTTTGTGAGTTGTTCTATAAAGAAGAGTTAGAGCCATATAAAAAGCGTGGAGTCCAGTTACTAAACCTTCGTAATCTTACAAGGCAACATGAAAATATAACTGGAGTCATGATTCAAACAAAACTTCAATTTCAGGCTGTGCTTGAACAAGTATATCCTGAATATAAAGGGGTATTTGGAGATTTATATTCTGTGGTGTCACTCTTAACTCTTTCAGAGTTTCCCTCTTCTGAAGATATTTTGAGAGCTAGTGAAGAAACAATTAGAGACAAGATATTTGAATTATGTAATAGTAGATCAATCAAATGGGCTAATGAAAAAGCGATTCAACTAAAAGCTGCGGCGGCTCGTAACCCTTTTGAAAAGACAGTTTATCAGAGTCATATTTTAAGTCTGGGTATGTATATAAATATTCTTCTTCAATACAAAGAGCATCTATCAAAGTTAGAGTCAGAGATAGATGCCCTCGCAAAAGAAATTGAAGAATATAATATCATCAAATCTATCCCTGGTATCGGTGAAAAAATCGCGGCAACGATTATTTCTGAAATTGGTGAGATAGATCGATTTAATAATCCTAAGAAACTTGTAGCTTTCGCTGGGATCGATCCTAGTGTATTTGAATCTGGTAAGTTTACAGCCACAAAGAATCGGATAACAAAACGAGGATCTAGTAGGCTTCGTCATGCCTTATATATGGTCGTTCGTTGTGCCATTCGTGATTGTCGTAAGAAGAAAACGACGGATGAAATCATCCCTCGAAACAAAAAAATGAGAGAGTTTTACGACAAGAAACGTGAAGAAGGAAAGCCCTTCAAAGTAGCTGTAATAGCTTGTGTAAATAAGCTATTACATTGGATATTTGCCCTTTTAAAGAATAGAACTACTTTCCAAGATATAGCTTAG
- a CDS encoding IS110 family RNA-guided transposase, translating to MDVIIERACGMDVHKDSITACILTPEGKEIQTFSTKTVFLLKLLDWIKEHNCSHVAMESTSVYWKPIVNLLESEGIEFLVVNAQHIKAVPGRKTDVNDAEWIAKLLRHGLIKASYIPNRDQRELRELVRYRRSIIQERARQQNRIQKVLEGANIKLGSVVSQIKGVSAMEMLRAIADGEDDPVKLASFARRTLKKKKEELELALRGYISPHQRMMLKTIITHIDFLTDQIEKLDNEIAERMSSYQDDVERLDSIPGVATRMAEQILAEIGTDVKNQFPSAAHMCSWAGLVPGQNESAGKRKSSKTKKGNKYLKSALQEAAHSVRGSKNYLGALYRRTAARKGTKRAAIVVSHAILRICYYLLTRKEMYVDLGEDYFDKQRAQSIVRHSLRRLESLGYTVSLTETEAS from the coding sequence ATGGATGTAATCATTGAACGAGCATGTGGGATGGACGTTCATAAAGACTCTATCACCGCATGTATTCTTACACCAGAAGGAAAGGAGATTCAAACTTTTTCAACGAAAACCGTGTTTTTGTTAAAACTATTAGACTGGATTAAGGAACACAATTGTTCTCATGTTGCCATGGAAAGCACCAGCGTATACTGGAAGCCAATTGTGAATTTACTAGAAAGTGAGGGAATTGAATTTTTAGTAGTCAATGCACAACACATTAAAGCTGTTCCTGGACGGAAAACTGATGTAAATGATGCTGAGTGGATTGCGAAGCTTCTTCGTCATGGATTAATAAAAGCTAGCTATATTCCCAATCGAGATCAAAGAGAATTACGAGAATTAGTTCGATACCGTAGAAGTATCATTCAAGAACGGGCGAGACAACAAAATCGAATCCAAAAAGTGTTAGAAGGTGCTAACATTAAACTGGGTTCAGTTGTGTCACAAATTAAGGGTGTTTCCGCTATGGAGATGCTTCGTGCGATTGCTGATGGAGAAGATGATCCCGTAAAGCTCGCAAGCTTCGCTCGCAGAACATTGAAAAAGAAAAAAGAGGAACTAGAGTTAGCATTACGAGGCTACATTAGCCCTCATCAGCGAATGATGCTTAAAACAATTATCACTCACATTGATTTTCTTACAGATCAAATCGAGAAGCTTGATAATGAAATTGCAGAAAGAATGAGTTCTTATCAAGATGACGTTGAACGTTTAGATTCAATTCCAGGTGTCGCTACCCGTATGGCAGAACAGATTCTAGCTGAGATTGGAACTGATGTTAAAAATCAATTTCCAAGCGCTGCTCATATGTGTTCTTGGGCAGGGTTAGTTCCAGGACAAAACGAAAGTGCTGGTAAAAGAAAATCTTCCAAAACTAAGAAAGGGAATAAATATTTAAAATCAGCCTTACAAGAAGCAGCTCACTCAGTAAGAGGATCTAAAAACTACCTTGGGGCATTGTATCGACGTACAGCTGCCCGCAAGGGTACAAAACGCGCTGCTATTGTTGTCTCTCATGCCATATTGCGAATATGTTACTATCTTTTAACACGAAAAGAAATGTATGTAGACTTAGGTGAAGACTACTTTGATAAACAAAGAGCACAATCAATTGTACGTCATTCGCTTCGACGACTTGAAAGCTTAGGCTACACCGTTTCGCTGACAGAAACAGAAGCATCCTGA
- a CDS encoding YdcF family protein, protein MKYLNKKLALALVLTISTATFSTAYAAVSEPTMAANTETVNTAIKNDEPTSDRIEHYKEMAMYYYWHGGDIKQAEKEIFKGITLKGKYDVVENAFKEAVLLDPYDLDLKFSLASTQIIQKKTSEALGTYEQILNLDPENFNANLLQGLYSKAIGDNSSYKNSISKLKQIDSKKANEYLQKLETTDSVINEKLNTAPPANLPQKDHAIVILGYALAEDGSMKEPLIERLKAGIAIAKQYPNSKIIVSGGVPKQGITEADAMSNWLQTQGIEKDRIILENKSTDTVENALFSTEKLEKEGIKDVTLVTSASHIRRALTVFNEASDFYAKLNGKNSDRDFTNVVYLDYPSIEEAQKVSKDEILVIYRDLLRTSGIWQYPGLQR, encoded by the coding sequence ATGAAATATCTAAATAAGAAACTCGCTTTAGCTCTAGTTCTAACTATATCAACTGCAACTTTCTCTACAGCGTATGCAGCTGTTTCAGAACCAACAATGGCTGCAAACACTGAAACTGTGAATACAGCAATAAAAAATGATGAGCCTACATCAGATAGAATCGAACACTATAAAGAAATGGCCATGTACTATTACTGGCATGGCGGAGATATAAAACAAGCAGAAAAAGAAATTTTTAAGGGAATTACACTAAAAGGTAAATATGATGTAGTTGAAAATGCATTTAAAGAAGCAGTGTTACTTGATCCTTACGATCTGGATTTAAAATTTTCACTTGCATCAACACAAATCATTCAGAAAAAAACATCAGAAGCTTTAGGAACATATGAACAGATATTAAATTTAGATCCAGAAAATTTTAATGCTAATCTTCTTCAAGGACTTTATTCTAAAGCAATTGGAGACAATTCTTCATATAAAAACTCGATTTCAAAGTTAAAACAAATTGATTCTAAAAAGGCAAATGAATATCTTCAAAAGTTAGAAACAACAGATTCTGTTATCAATGAAAAATTAAACACTGCACCACCAGCTAATCTGCCCCAAAAAGACCATGCAATTGTTATACTTGGATACGCTCTTGCAGAAGATGGTTCTATGAAAGAACCTCTTATTGAACGTTTAAAAGCAGGTATTGCCATAGCAAAACAATATCCAAATTCCAAAATTATTGTATCAGGAGGAGTTCCAAAACAAGGAATCACCGAAGCCGATGCAATGAGTAACTGGTTACAAACTCAAGGAATTGAAAAAGATAGAATTATTCTCGAAAATAAATCAACAGATACAGTAGAAAATGCTCTTTTCTCAACTGAAAAGCTAGAAAAAGAGGGAATAAAAGATGTAACGCTTGTTACAAGTGCAAGCCACATAAGAAGAGCGTTAACAGTGTTTAATGAAGCTAGCGATTTTTATGCTAAATTGAATGGAAAAAACAGCGACAGAGACTTTACTAATGTCGTGTATTTAGATTACCCATCTATAGAGGAAGCGCAGAAGGTATCTAAGGATGAAATTCTAGTTATCTACCGTGACCTTCTAAGGACTTCTGGCATCTGGCAATACCCTGGACTCCAAAGATAA
- a CDS encoding TVP38/TMEM64 family protein → MRKGLIFAIIYGVILLTVYYYRAFLFRWLNDSDFSQIPLMFFLSVVLSVVPIIPFSVFAGMMGAKYGIWIGSMINWFGSVGGAIIFFVLARYFFIHEFEQYVIRYKAFKNLNGIINRSPFITVLLTRLIYVIPPLVINIYSGLSTMSFKTYFFSTAIGQVPAMIVYAYLGNQLFTSFQTFVQVLALYIAFILVVLFLYRRWLKGKKSKVALE, encoded by the coding sequence ATGAGAAAAGGGTTAATTTTTGCGATAATATATGGTGTCATCCTCCTTACTGTCTATTATTATAGAGCTTTCTTATTTAGATGGTTAAATGACAGTGATTTTTCACAAATTCCTTTAATGTTCTTTCTGTCGGTAGTGTTAAGTGTGGTTCCAATTATTCCATTTTCAGTTTTTGCTGGAATGATGGGGGCAAAATATGGGATTTGGATTGGTAGTATGATTAACTGGTTTGGCTCAGTGGGTGGTGCAATAATCTTTTTTGTTCTGGCACGTTATTTTTTTATTCATGAATTTGAACAATATGTAATTCGATATAAAGCTTTTAAAAATTTGAATGGTATTATTAATCGGAGTCCTTTTATTACCGTATTGCTCACCCGATTAATTTATGTTATTCCTCCTCTGGTAATTAACATCTATTCTGGGTTAAGCACTATGTCATTTAAAACATATTTTTTTTCAACCGCCATTGGTCAGGTTCCTGCAATGATCGTTTATGCCTATTTAGGAAATCAATTATTTACTTCTTTTCAAACATTCGTGCAAGTTCTTGCTTTATACATAGCTTTTATTCTAGTTGTTTTGTTTCTTTACCGAAGGTGGCTTAAAGGGAAAAAATCAAAGGTTGCACTAGAGTAA
- a CDS encoding DUF2187 family protein, with product MKANTGDEIISKTGVKGIVEKVNENSVIINITENHSQQEFEGNKTVVAHKNYKILNIH from the coding sequence ATGAAAGCAAATACAGGTGATGAAATTATATCTAAAACTGGTGTAAAAGGAATCGTGGAAAAAGTAAATGAGAACTCGGTGATCATAAATATTACAGAAAACCACTCGCAGCAAGAGTTTGAAGGAAATAAAACGGTGGTTGCTCATAAAAATTATAAAATCCTAAATATCCATTAA
- a CDS encoding mechanosensitive ion channel family protein: MDFLGLFKQLPVQILTVALLIIITVYLIRKSIKLFFDKTSILDEKREETLMHFSNQVTKVLGLVIFFIFVLSNFFDLTKLVTGSVVLASALALILQHIIRDYIMGLTYLFERQIHHGDYVIINGNRQGKIEEISMRHLKIRQYDGYLYTVSYSNITELQNGNRGMRRVNESLVLNYRQNPDDAYKVIEEVANTCNEKYGEYLLKDENGVPVESFKFNQITELNVDFRGHRYSLTGVVKEADFVEVGKKVRYELAIAAYKNDLMMAESGGLESQQGL; the protein is encoded by the coding sequence ATGGATTTCTTGGGACTGTTCAAGCAGTTGCCCGTACAAATTTTAACGGTGGCCCTGCTTATTATAATTACGGTTTATTTGATCCGCAAATCCATCAAGCTTTTCTTTGACAAAACGAGCATCTTGGATGAAAAGCGGGAAGAGACATTGATGCATTTCTCCAACCAGGTGACAAAGGTATTGGGACTTGTGATCTTCTTTATTTTTGTGCTTAGCAATTTCTTCGACCTGACAAAACTTGTCACTGGTTCGGTCGTTCTGGCTAGTGCCTTGGCATTGATCCTCCAGCATATCATCCGCGATTACATTATGGGGCTGACCTACTTGTTTGAGCGCCAGATCCATCACGGAGATTATGTAATCATTAATGGAAATCGTCAGGGGAAAATCGAGGAAATCAGCATGCGTCATCTGAAGATCCGCCAATATGACGGATACCTCTATACGGTCTCCTATAGCAACATCACGGAACTTCAGAACGGGAATCGGGGCATGCGCCGGGTGAACGAAAGCCTTGTCCTCAACTATAGGCAAAATCCAGACGATGCTTACAAGGTGATAGAGGAAGTGGCAAATACATGTAATGAGAAGTACGGGGAATACTTGTTAAAGGATGAGAACGGCGTTCCCGTGGAGAGTTTCAAATTCAACCAAATCACCGAACTGAACGTGGATTTCAGGGGTCACCGATATTCATTAACAGGTGTTGTGAAGGAAGCGGATTTCGTAGAAGTAGGTAAAAAAGTGAGGTATGAATTGGCGATAGCTGCCTACAAGAACGACTTGATGATGGCAGAGAGCGGGGGATTGGAAAGCCAACAAGGCTTGTGA
- a CDS encoding LacI family DNA-binding transcriptional regulator yields MATISDVAKLSGLSKTTVSRVINNHPYVSDKKRELVLNAMKELGYTPNPSARRLRGQLTTTIGVIVPRIVNPFFSYLVNSIEQAAYKMGYQVLIGQSYEDKEKELAFLNLLKTKQVDGIIMTSIENDWDMIESYKEYGSILLCNDYVNQSEVPMIRLDQTKGAYLGVKHLIEKGHKKIAYCTGGLFDEQGKGKDRNQGFQKALHEAGIKINPKWIFVDQHTIEDGKQVMKQILEMEDRPTAIFTGSDEVAGGIMIQAKELGLTVPSDLAIIGFDDQPIAEILDPKLTTIRQPVDLMGEKSIEVMIEMLENPKLEIQNYELPIELIVRQST; encoded by the coding sequence GTGGCTACAATATCAGATGTTGCAAAATTATCCGGATTATCGAAAACAACCGTTTCACGTGTAATAAATAATCATCCGTATGTTTCGGACAAAAAGAGAGAATTAGTACTAAATGCTATGAAAGAGCTTGGTTATACACCAAATCCTTCTGCAAGAAGGCTAAGAGGACAGTTAACGACTACGATAGGTGTTATTGTCCCTAGAATTGTCAATCCATTCTTTTCATATTTAGTTAATTCGATTGAGCAGGCCGCCTATAAAATGGGGTACCAAGTATTGATTGGCCAAAGTTATGAAGATAAAGAAAAAGAATTAGCATTCCTAAACTTATTAAAAACAAAGCAAGTAGATGGAATTATTATGACTTCAATTGAAAATGATTGGGATATGATAGAGTCATATAAGGAATACGGCTCAATTTTATTATGCAATGATTACGTCAATCAATCAGAAGTTCCAATGATCCGGTTGGATCAAACAAAAGGGGCATATTTAGGTGTTAAGCATTTAATTGAAAAGGGTCATAAAAAAATTGCTTACTGTACTGGTGGATTGTTTGATGAGCAGGGGAAAGGGAAAGATCGTAATCAAGGGTTTCAAAAAGCGTTACATGAGGCGGGTATTAAGATCAATCCGAAATGGATTTTTGTAGACCAACATACGATTGAGGATGGTAAACAGGTAATGAAGCAAATTCTAGAGATGGAAGATCGCCCAACTGCTATTTTTACTGGAAGTGATGAAGTTGCTGGTGGAATCATGATCCAAGCAAAAGAATTGGGTTTAACTGTTCCTTCTGACCTTGCAATTATTGGGTTTGATGATCAGCCAATTGCAGAAATACTAGATCCAAAGCTAACGACTATTCGACAACCAGTAGATCTAATGGGAGAAAAATCAATTGAAGTGATGATAGAGATGCTTGAAAATCCAAAACTGGAGATTCAAAACTACGAGTTGCCAATCGAGTTGATTGTTCGACAATCCACATAG
- a CDS encoding glycoside hydrolase family 13 protein: MEKKWWQKEVIYQIYPKSFYDSNNDGIGDIKGITQKLDYLQSLGITMVWICPIYQSPMADNGYDISDYYRLNPEFGNMKDLDELIDKAKEKGIKIVLDLVINHTSDEHPWFQDLLENPHNSKYRDYYIVKSGKDGQPPTNWRSVFGGSVWEPLKNTEEYYFHSFDVKQPDLNWENKQVREELYKMVNYWLDKGIAGFRVDAITFIKKDQNYDNLPADGVDGLVKCTKKARNQPGIKEFLHELKDETFSKYDCVTIGEAPGVPYEQYDDYIGDNGYFSMIFDFRYADLDVASGSEWFKRVDWDVLDLKKLIFTSQKEIQKAGWGANFLENHDQNRSISKYIKEENRNYFSATMLGALFFYLRGTPFIYQGQEIGMTNFERKSIEEFDDISSIDQYYRSMNEGFSEKEALHFINLRSRDNSRTPFHWNSKEYGGFSKVKPWLGMNENYKTINVEQQEQDPDSVLNFYKTIIRVRQSNECLIYGEFEPILEEHPTIIAYKRKLNNEEVVCYFNFSSETQKVKFEHNNYYFLLNNYKDEKETISENEFSLKPYQALVLQQKEASYYE, from the coding sequence ATGGAGAAGAAGTGGTGGCAAAAAGAAGTTATTTATCAAATTTATCCTAAAAGCTTTTATGACTCCAATAATGATGGGATAGGAGATATAAAAGGAATTACACAAAAACTAGATTACTTACAATCTTTGGGTATTACGATGGTTTGGATTTGCCCAATATATCAATCACCAATGGCAGATAATGGGTATGATATCTCAGATTATTATCGGTTAAATCCAGAGTTCGGTAATATGAAAGATCTAGACGAATTAATTGATAAGGCAAAAGAAAAGGGAATAAAAATTGTCCTTGATCTAGTTATAAATCATACATCAGATGAACATCCATGGTTCCAAGATTTACTTGAGAACCCACATAATAGTAAATATAGAGATTATTATATTGTGAAATCAGGAAAAGACGGTCAGCCTCCTACAAATTGGCGCTCTGTATTCGGTGGCAGTGTATGGGAGCCTTTGAAAAATACAGAAGAGTACTATTTTCATTCCTTTGATGTGAAACAACCTGACTTAAATTGGGAAAACAAGCAAGTCAGAGAAGAATTATATAAAATGGTTAATTACTGGTTGGATAAGGGCATTGCAGGGTTTAGAGTAGATGCCATAACGTTTATAAAGAAAGATCAAAACTATGATAATCTCCCTGCAGATGGCGTAGATGGGCTTGTAAAATGTACAAAAAAGGCTCGTAATCAACCGGGCATAAAAGAATTCCTACATGAATTAAAAGATGAAACCTTTTCCAAGTATGATTGTGTAACGATTGGCGAAGCTCCAGGAGTACCTTATGAGCAATACGATGATTACATTGGGGACAATGGCTATTTTTCAATGATTTTTGATTTTCGATATGCAGACCTTGATGTAGCCTCTGGTAGTGAGTGGTTTAAGAGAGTCGACTGGGATGTACTAGACCTTAAGAAATTAATCTTTACTAGCCAAAAGGAAATCCAAAAAGCAGGCTGGGGTGCAAACTTTTTAGAAAATCATGACCAAAATCGATCGATAAGTAAATATATAAAAGAAGAGAATCGCAACTACTTCTCTGCGACAATGCTGGGAGCGTTGTTTTTCTATCTTCGCGGAACACCTTTTATTTATCAAGGTCAAGAAATTGGAATGACAAACTTCGAACGGAAAAGTATTGAGGAATTCGATGATATTTCAAGTATTGATCAGTACTATCGTTCCATGAATGAAGGCTTTAGTGAAAAAGAGGCATTACACTTTATTAATTTACGAAGCCGTGATAACTCAAGAACGCCATTTCATTGGAATTCAAAAGAATATGGTGGCTTTTCAAAAGTTAAGCCTTGGTTAGGAATGAACGAGAATTACAAAACGATCAACGTCGAGCAACAAGAGCAGGACCCGGATTCCGTCCTGAATTTTTATAAAACAATCATTCGAGTTAGACAGTCAAATGAATGTTTAATTTATGGCGAGTTTGAGCCTATTTTAGAAGAACACCCTACGATTATTGCTTATAAACGTAAATTGAATAATGAAGAAGTTGTTTGCTATTTCAATTTTTCTTCAGAAACTCAAAAAGTCAAATTTGAACATAATAATTATTATTTTTTATTAAACAATTACAAAGATGAAAAAGAAACGATAAGTGAAAACGAATTTTCTTTGAAACCATATCAAGCACTAGTACTTCAACAGAAAGAAGCGAGCTATTATGAGTGA